CACTGCAGGTGGACCCGGGGCCCCTTGTTCGCGATCAGGTAGCGCCAGTGGCTCCGGCAGTTCCGGCGGTCCAGGCAGGTCGCGCAGTCACGGGCGTCGTCGCAGCCGGGACACGCGACCCAGGCCCGGCGGGCCGGGTCGGCGTGGGGGTCAAGCGGAAGACGCACGGCCCGGCACCTCCCCGGGCAGCACACCGGCCGCGACCAGCATCGCGTGCACCCTCTGCTGCTCCTCGTCCAAGCCCGAGTACAGCAGCGCGTGCGCCGCCTCCTCCTCGCGCAGGACGGCCACGGGGTCCCAGTCGGGCCCCAGGGCTGCCATGACCTCGGCACGCCGACGTGCCTCCTCGACGGTGAGGTCGATGCTGAAGCCGACGAGGTCGGAACGAGGACCGGGGTCGTGGTTCATGGGGGTGCTTTCGGGATGAATCGAACAAGTACGCCACCACGTGTACCAGAACGCACGGCACGCACGGAAGGCCCCGACCTGCCTTCGAAAGTCCCTGTGGCGCACCTCATGCCGAACGGGCGGTGGGGTGGGGGAGAGGAGCCTCATGTCGCAGCATGCCCGACCCGGCGGTTCGAGGTGGCACCGTCTGGTACCGGGAGCGCCCGGAATCGCCGTCCTCGCCCACTACCGGCGCTCCTGGCTGCGCGGCGACCTGCTGGCGGGCGTGACCGTCGTGGCGTACCTCGTGCCGCAGGTCATGGCATACGCGACCGTGGCGGGGCTGCAGCCCATCGCCGGGCTGTGGGCGATCCTGCCCGCACTGGGGCTGTACGCAGTGCTCGGCTCGTCGCGGCTGCTGTCGGTCGGGCCGGAGTCGACGACCGCGCTGATGACCGCCACCGTCGTCGCGCCGCTCGCGGCCGGGGACCCCGGGCGATATGCCGTGTGGACGGCCGCGCTGGCGGTCGCGGTCGGGCTGCTGTGCCTGGTGGCGTGGGCGGCCAGGCTCGGCTTCGTCGCCGATCTCCTCTCGCGGCCGGTCCTGGTCGGCTATCTGGCGGGTGTGGCGCTGATCATGATCGTGGATCAGCTGCCGAAGATGACGGGCGTGAGCACCACCGGATCAGGCTTCTTTCCGAAGCTGGTGTCCTTCGCGCAGAGCCTGCCCGAGGCCCAGCCCGCCACCGTCGCCGTCGCTGCCGGCGCCCTCTTCCTCCTCTTCGTCCTTCCCCTCGTCCTGCGTGCGGTGCCCGGGCCGCTGGTGGTGGTCGGGCTCGGAACCGCGGCAGTGGCGGCCCTCGGCCTGGACGAGCACGGCGTCGCCGTGATCGGGGCGGTGCCGGCAGGGCTGCCCCATCCGGCGCTGCCGGACATCGACGAGCTGTCCCGGCTGGTGGTTCCGGCGCTCGGCATCCTCCTGGTGGGCTACACGGATGTGATCCTCACCGCGCGTGCCTTCGCCACCGGCGACGAGGCGGGACGCCTGGACGCCAATCAGGAGCTGCTGGCCCTGGGCGCCGCGAACCTCGGCGCGGGCGTCCTGAGCGGGTTCCCGGTGAGCAGCAGCGCCAGCCGTACCGCGCTGGCGGCCTCCACCGGCGCGCGAAGCCAGGTGTACTCGCTGACCGCAGGCGCGGCCGTTCTCGCCGTACTGCTGTTCCTCAGCCCGCTGCTGAGTCTCACCCCGGTCGCCGTGCTGGGCGCCCTCGTCATCTACGCCGCCGTCAAGATGATCGACGTGGCGGGCTTCCGACGGCTGGCCTCCTTCCGCCGCAGGGAACTCCTGCTGGCCGTCGGCTGCCTGTGCGGCGTGCTGTCCCTGGACATTCTGTACGGGGTGCTGGTGGCCGTCGGTCTGTCGGTGGCCGAGCTCCTGACGCGGGTCGCGCGCCCGCACGATGCCGTCCAGGGGCTGGTGCCCGGCGTGGCCGGCATGCACGACGTCGACGACTATCCGGAGGCCCGTACGATTCCCGGGCTGCTCGTCTATCGCTACGACTCGCCGCTGTTCTTCGCCAACGCGGAGAACTTCCGGCGCCGTGCACTCGCCGCCGTCGCGGAGCAGCCCGGTCCCGTCCACTGGTTCGTGCTCAATACCGAGGCCAATGTGGAAGTGGACATCACCGCGCTGGACTCCGTCGACGAACTGCGTCGCGAACTGTCCGGGCGCGGCATCGTGTTCGCGCTGGCGCGTGTGAAGCAGGACCTGCTCGACGATCTCGACGCCTACGGACTGGCCGAGTCGGTCGGTGCCGATCTGATCTTCCCCACACTGCCCACGGCGGTGGCTGCGTACCGGGACTGGCGCCGCGCTCGGGATGAGGGTTCTCCTGAGTAGGAATCACCACCGTTCAGCCGGTCACTGCGGACTGCAGTGAGGCGGGCGGGGTTTTCCACCACCTGGCGGCCTGCTCGATCTTCGCACGGTGGGCCGCACGGGCTTCCTCGTCGATCTGCCTCTCGTGTTCGGCGCGCAACCCGGTGCGGCCGTCGACGCCCTCGCGCAGGATGTCGGCGTGTCCGGCATGCCGGACGGTCTCGCCGAGGACATGGGTCAGGACGGCGAACAGGTTCGTGTCGGGGGAGGGCTCCGGCCACCACGGCACGTGGCCGGGGGCGTCGAGGGGAAGTGCGTCGATCGTCGCGTCCGAGTGCTCCCACGTGCGCCGGTAGAACCCGATGATCTGTTCGCGGGTCTCGTCCTCGGCCGCCCACTGGTCGCTACCGTCGGAGTCCTGCCACCGGCACAGCGGTTCCGGGGAAGGGCGGCCGAAAACCTCGCCGAAGTACCTGGCCTCGACGGTGGCCACGTGTTTGACCAGGCCGAGGAGGTTGGTCCCGGTCGCCGTCAGAGGCCGGCGGACGTCATATTCGGACAAGCCGTCGAGCTTCCACAGCAGCGCCTCGCGGTCCCGCCGCAGTCTCCCGTGCAGATTGTCCTTCGCGAATTCATCGATCATGTGGCATGAACCTTCCATGGGTTGTTCGTGGTCTCAAGATCCCGTCGAGGAGTTCGGGACGGGGTCCGGGGAGATGGGCGGGCGCCAGGTGAGAATCCAGCCGGCGGTAAGCGCCGCCCCGCCGCCTGCCAGGGCGATTGCGCCGCCTGTTCCGATGCCTGCGGCCACCGGACCGAAGCAGGCCGGCCCGACGCCCTGAAGCGTCATGCCGCCGGAGCCGAGCAGGCCGAAGGCCTGGCCCCGGCCATCCTGCGGCAGGGCGTCCAGGAACGGCCGTTGCAGGCCGAGACCGTAGGCGAATCCGAAGCCGCAGAGCAACAGCAGACAGGACGACACGCCCACTCCGGGCTCGGCAGCGAAGCCGAGCAGCGGCAGTCCCATCAGCGCGACCAACGGGACCACCAGTCGCTCCCGGGTGGACGGCCGTAGCAGTCGACCCACCATCAGGTCACCGACAAGCATGCCGAGCGGCAGACAGCCCATCAGCACCGCGTACCAGCCGGGCGCGAAGTGGCGTCCTCCCGCGTAGGCGACGATCAGGCCTTCCGCGCCCGCTACGAACGCGGGCGGTAGCCACTGGGCCAGCATCAGTCGTCGCACCGCGTGTCCGCGCAGCAGGAGGCCGGCACGGTGCAGGCTCGCCCGGACGGCCCCGCCATCGCCCCGAGCGCTGCCGGGTGTGCCGCTGGACTCTCCCCGTTGCAGCCGGGGCAGCCGGATGCGGACAGCGAGCGCGCAGCCGAGGTAGAGGGCGGCGCTCACCGCGAGCGCCCGGCGCGGGCCGAGTACCGCGACGGTCGCACCTCCCAGTGCCAGGCCGAACAACTGGGCGCCGGAGCCGGCGATGTTGTTCAATGAACGGCCCAGTACGTAGGCGTCGCCCTCCAGCGACTGCGCGACCAGCCGGCTCGACGCGCCGCTGAACACCGGTGTGGCGAGGGCGACCAGCGCCACGACACCGAGGCTTGCCGCGATCGGCATCCGCACCAGGGCGAGCAGCAGGGCGGCGGCGCACTCCAGGGCGTAACCGCCGGCGATGAGCGCGCGGGGCGGCAGTCGGTCGGCCAGCGAGCCCAGCAGCAGCGAGCCGAACAACTGCGGGAGAAAGCCGATGCCGAAGGCCAGTGCGCTCAACAGCGCGGAGCCGGTGGCCGCGAAGACCAGCACCGAGAACGTGGTGATCCGCAGCGCGTCCGCGGTGATCGCGACGGTGCGGGTCGAGAAGAGCAGCCGGAATCGCGGCTCGGCCAGCACCTCCCGGTAGGTGACACGCGGGTTGACCTGCGCGGGTTCGGCGGTTGGGGTCATGACGCCCAGCCTCGCCGTGTGTCCGCACCACTCACCAATGATTCGTCGCTGGACGAATGTGAACAGACGTCCCGCGATAACATCGCAGGGTGCTCCGCTTCGAAGTCTCCGTCGAGGACCTGCTGCGCAGCCGCTTCGCGCTGTCACCCGCGCTGGACCTCTGCCTGCTGCTGCGCTCGCTCGTCGGCCAAGGCCCTCCGATGCCGCGAGCCTGGGCCGCTCGGCTTCTGCCGGCCTTCGAACGGCTGCGCCGCGAGACCGAACTGGACGCCGCCCTCGCTCTGCAGGCCCCGCAAGGCGGACCGAACTTCGTCGCCCCGCCCCCGCGCGGCCTCAACCAGACCTGGGCAGACGACCTGGCCGTGATCCGGGCCACACCGCTGGAAGCGGCCCGCCGTGAATTCGCCACCACCGCGACCGGCCCGTCCGCCCGTGATCCCCGCGTACGCGCGGTGCTGGACTCGACGGACGCCGTCTCCAGGATCGCCGAGGCGATGGACCAGGCGTGGCACGAGCTGCTCGCCGCGGACTGGCCGCAACTGCGCGCGATCTGTGAGCGCGACGTCGTGCACCGGGTGGGTGTGATCGGCGAACACGGATGGGCCACGACCATCGAGAGCCTGCACCCGGGCATCGCCTGGCGCGCGGGCGGTATAGAGATCGACTTCTTCCGAGGCGGAACAGTCCGCCTCGCCGGTGACGGGCTCCTGCTGATCCCTTCGGTCCTCGTCGGGCACATAGCCGCCCACATGGATGACCCCTGGCCCAGGACCTTGGTCTATCGTGCCCGCGGCACCGCCGCCCTGTGGGGAGAACAGGAGACCGTCCCCCAACCCGACGCGCTGACCGCCCTGGTCGGCCGGGCCCGAGCCCGGCTGCTGTGGGCACTGGACGCCCCGGCCAGTACCAGCCACCTCGCCCGAAGCCTCGCCATGGCACCCGGCGCGGTAGGAGACCACCTCGCCATCCTGCGGGGCGCGGGGCTGCTCGTCCGCGCCCGGTCCGGACGGTCGGTGCTCTACCGGCGCACCCCGCTCGCCGAGGCACTGATCGCCGGTTCGGGCTGAGGGCTCAGGTCAGCACCGCTGCTTGAGGCGAGAGGTGCCCGTCATTCGGTGACGCGGACCGCGAGCGCGGGGCGGATGGCGGCGGCGCGGCGCGCCGGTCCGATCGTGGCCAGGAGCGAGGCGACGAAGGTGGCCGCGGCGAGGCCGAGGATGCTGGTCCATTCGACCGGGAATCCTCCTTCCAGGCCTTCGAACGCGGCGCTGTTGCTGTACATGAGCCAGGTGGTGAGCACGCCGAGGAGGGATCCGAGGACGATTCCCTCCAGGGCGATGAAGGTGCTCTCCCACAGGAAGGACCGCTGTACGGTCCGTGCGCGGAAGCCGAGGGCCCGCAGGATGCCGATGGTGCGGCGGCGTTCGCGTACGGCCCGGACCATGACGACGCCGAGGCCGGTGATGCCCACGCCGAGGCCCAGGGCGAGGAAGCCCTGCATGAGGCGGAAGAATGCGGTGCTGGAGTCGAACTGGCGGCGGATGTCCGACTCGATGGGCGTGGCTACCAGGCTGGCCTTGAGCTGCTCGCCCTGCAGGCGGGTCGCCAGGGCGTCGGGGGAGGTTCCGGCGGTGGTGCGCACCAGTGCGGAGGCGTTCTGCGCCTGGGTGCCGAAGAGCTCGCGCGTCGCCTGTTCTCCCATCACCACGGGGTAGGTGGTGGAACTGGCCCCGGTGCCCGGGTAGAAGACCATCCCGTTGCTGAGCACGCCGGCGAGGATCTTCTGCTCGCTGCGGCCCGTCCGGGGATCCGTCACGGTGAGGGTGTCGCCGGGGTCGTAGTAGTCGCCGGCGGGGCCACCGGTGCTGCCGAAGAAGCCGTCGAGCACGACGTAGCGGGGGTCGGAGGCGAGGGCGTGCCAGACCGCGGCGTCGTTCGTCAGGCCGGGCAGCCGCTCCCGGAACGTGATGCCGCTGATCGCCCCGTCGGGCACTCCGACGACGGCCGTGTCCAGCGGCTGGGGGCTGCGGTGTCCCGGATCGGTGGCCCGCGCCGCGGCGTTGAGCAGCGGGGTGACGGCGGCGACGTCGGCTGCCGAAGGGCCGCGCGTGAGATCGGCGACGAGTCGGTCGCCGGCGACCTGCGGGTTGTAGTCCAGTCGCAGGGAGTAACCGGCGGTGGCGTCGGCGACGACTCCGTCGACGCCCGCGCGGAGGATGCCCGAGATCTCCGTCAGGAGGACGAGGACGAACACGATCAGGGTGTACATCACCAGCGTCGCGCCGGTCCTGAATCGTTTGGCCAAGGGGTACGCGACCGCGAGGCGTGCCGCCAGACCACCCTCCGTCGGGCGCTGGAGGAGTCGCCGTACGGGGCGCAGCAGCGTCTTCTGGTTGTCGCTGACGAGCACCACGGCGGAGAAGGCGGCCAGGGCGCCCTGGATGACGTACACGGACATCGAGGGTGCGTCGAAGATCCGGGGGCGTATGACGGGTGCCAGGAGCGTCCAGGCCAGAACGGCTCCCGCGACCAGGGTCGTGACCGTGTGGCGGGGGAGCACGCGCAGCAGTGCCGGAGCGGCGAAGGCGAGGGCGAGCGCCGGCATGAGGTACGTGGCGTCGGGCTGGCTGCGCGACACGGCAGGCACGGCCACGAACGCGCACAGGACGGCGAGGGTGGTGGAGGCCACGAGCAGACGGCGGCGCGGCCGCTGTCCGGGCGTCGTCGGGAGGTCGCGGATGGCTGCGATGATGTTGAACCTGCTGATGCGCACGCTGGTCGCCAGGATCGCGGCGAAGGCGATGAGCAGGCCCATGGCCAGTCCGTTGAGGACGCTGGTGGGGGTGACGTCGAACGCGATGCGGAGGCTGCTTCCGCCGACCGACCAGCCCTGGAAGATCTGCGCGGCCACCACGGCGACGCCCCAGCCGACGGCGACCCCGATGGCCACGCCCGGCAAGGCGGACAGCAGCGCGTAGGTGGCCCCTTCGAGGGTGAAGGACCCGACGAGGCGCGAGCGCTTCATCCCGACGGCCCGCACCATGCCCATCTGGGACTTCCGCTCCTCGCCGAGCATCACGAAGATGTTCACCAGGAGCAGGGCGCCCGCGATGATGCTGAAGCTGCCGATCATGAGGAACAGCGCTCCGAGGGAGTCCCCGGCCTGCTTCGCGTCCCGCAGGACCGTGTGCTTCGGCGTCTCGATCGCCGACTGGTCGGCGAGCGGGCCCAGAGCCTGCCGGATGTCGGCGGTCACGCGGTCGGTGAGGGCTTCGCCGCTTTCGACGCCGCCTCGATTGGAGACAAAGGTGACCGCGCGCGGCTCCGCACCGGCGACGTGGGCGGCGGAGTCCAGGGCCTCCGGTGGCAGGAAGACGTCGCGGTTCAGCCTGCCGCCGAGGCCCACACCGGCCAGACCCCGCTCCGGCACCACACGTTCGACCCGGTACGTCTGCGGCGTCCCGAACAGATACACCGAGATCGGGTCGCCGGTGCCGATGTTCAGGGACCGGGCCAGCGGCTCGTTGACCACGACCTGGCCGGGCTTCGGGTCCGGTCCGCCCAGACCGGAGTCACCGGCCCGGGAGCCGAAGCGCGACGCCTCGTCGAAGTTCATCTGCCAGGCCAGGACGCGCGGTTCGGCGACCGTGCGGTCGTCGGCCGTGCTGACGGCCGATGCCTGGGTCGCCCGGGCGTTCAGGACTCCGTCGACGTCGGGATCGTCTGCCAGGCCGGCCAGCCGTTCGGTGACGGCGCGGCCGGTCGGCCCCGGGGGCGCGACGACGCGCTCGTCCACCGGTCCCAGGGTGCGGTACGCCTCCTGCCGTACGGAGAAGTTCAGGGTGTCGCCGACGACCAGGGCCCCGATGACGATGGCCGTTCCGAGCATCGATCCGCCGATCACCAGCGCCGCCTCGGTGCGCCGACGGGCGACCTGCCGGAAGGCCAGGCGCCGTGACACCGGCTGCCGGAGGGCGACCAGCAGCAGGGCCGCGAGGGAGAGCGCGAGGGCGGCGAGCAGCGGGACGAGGAGGTTCGGGTACATGGTCAGCCCATCGGGAGGTCCCGGCTCACCACCGGGGCGGTGACGGCTTGGCGGACGTCGTCGACCAGTCGCCCGTCGCGCATGCGGATCAGCCGGGGGACGCGTGCGCCGATGGCGCCGTCGTGGGTGACCAGGACGATCGTCTGGCCCTCGTCCCGGTTGAGCTCGCACAGCAGGTCCATGACCTGGTCGGCCATCGCGCTGTCGAGGTTGCCGGTGGGTTCGTCCGCCCACACGATCGCCGGGCGTCCGGCCAGGGCGCGGGCGATGGTCACCCGCTGCTGTTCGCCTCCGGACATCTCGCTCGGCCGGTGATCGACGCGGTGAGTGAGGCCCACCCGGTCGAGCATGGCCAGCGCCCTGCGACGTGCCTCACCGGCCCGGGTGCCCACGAGCAGCAGGGGCAGTTCGACGTTCTCCACCGCGGAGAAGACCGGGATGAGGTTGAACGCCTGGAAGACGAAGCCCATGGTGTGGGCCCGGTGCTCCGTACGCGCCGCGTCCGACATCGCGAACAGGTCGTGGCCGTCGACCTCGACCCGACCGCCGTCGATGTCGTCCAGGCCCGACAGGCAGTTCAACAGGGTGGTCTTCCCGGAACCGGACGGTCCCATGACGCCCACCATCTCCCCGTGGCGCACGAGGAGATCCAGGTCGAGCAGGGCGCCGACCTCGACGGAGCCCGTGCGGTAGATCTTGCTCACGCCGGTGGCGACGAGGAGTGCCCGGTCGGTGTCCATGCCCTCCATACCAACCTCCGGAAGGAACGGGAGGCTACGGCCACCCAGGCCCCGGCAAGGGGCCGAAGGACCCAAATCGCCGGGTCGCCGAACCTGCTGCGATCGTGTCGCCGCGGGCGGCAGCGGCAAGGGCCGAAAGGGGCACGTCAGGACCCGGCCAGCCCTGGCACGGACCCTCGACCGGTGCTTTCCTGAGGGTGAGGAGGGGCCCGCCCCAGGGACGCGGGGCTGTCCAGGGCCTGCCGCCCGGTGTGAGCGTGGCAGCAGGTCACCACTCGACCGGAAGGCGGTGGACACGATGGAATCGCCCCTGGTGGTAGGAGTCGACGGGTCCGACGCCAGTCTCACGGCGTTGGACTGGGCCGTCGACGAAGCGGTACGGCACGGGCTTGCCCTGCGGATCGTCCACGCCTCGATGTGGGAGCGGTACGAGGGAGTCGTCCCGGCCCGGGGCACGGAACGGCCCTCGGGCCAGGTCCTCGCCGAGAACATCGCCGGCACCGCGGCCGAACGCGCTCGGCGCCGTGCGCCCGACCTGCCCGTCACCACGGATGTCCTTGCCGAGGACGCCTCCACCGGGCTGCTCAGGGAGGGGCGGGAGGCTTCGATCCTCGTCGTCGGATCCCGTGGGCGCGGAGAGTTCGCGGACCTTCTGCTCGGCTCCGTCAGCCTCGTCGTGGCCGCCCGGGCCAACGGCCCGGTCGTCGTCGTACGTGGGGACCGGCAGGCCCTGGAGGCACGCCACGGGCGTGTCCTGCTCGGCGTCGGCGAGCACGACGTGGACGCGCCGGCTGTACGGTTCGCCTTCCGCGAGGCGACGGTCCGGGACGCGGAACTCGACGTCGTCCGCGCCTGGCGACGACCGGCGCATGGACCGGCCGACCACCTGCCGACGAAGCGAGCCGGGGCAGCCCACCTCGTGGAGGAGTCCACCGAACTGCTCGACAAGGCCCTTGGGACCGCGGCGTCCGAACATCCCCGGGTTCGCCTGCGCAGGAGCTCGGTCGAGGGCCCCGCCCACACGATACTGACCGAGCGCTCGGCCGCCGCCGACCTGCTGGTCGTCGGGGCACGGCGCAGGGACGGGCTCATCGGCCTGGAACTCGGCAGGGTCGCCCACCGGGCCCTGCACCACGCCTCGTGCCCGGTCGCCGTCGTACCCCAGGGGCGTTCCGAGAGCACGGAAGGAGAGGCGTGACGAACACCCCGGCGACCGACGCGCTCCCCGCCCGGCACGCCGTGCGGCTCTGCAGGCCGGGCGTGATCGAAGAGGTCACCATCGCCGGTCAGTAGTGCTTCCACCGAGGTCCAGTCCGGTGAGCTCGACGAACACTTCGTCGTCGACGTCTTCCAGACCGGTAGCGGCACCAACACCGACATGAACGCCAACGAGGTCGCTCGGTAGCGGACGTCGCCACCGCCGAGTGGACGCGGACGGAGATCTGCGGCTGACAGCACCGGAGCCGTGGCGCCATGGGCCGGTCGGTCCAGGTGCGGCCCGTTCGGCCCCGTAGGACAGCCCCGTTGGACGCTGCGCGATGTGACCTCGCGGGCGGACGATGGGGTTACGGAGTCGGACCGGCCCGTGACCCGGTCCACCGCCCGTCCGTACCGACTCGGGTCCACGACGACCGTCCGAGGGCCCCGGAACGAGGAGCAGAACAATGGCCGGAGGCAGGGTGGAACGCAGGCACAGCCTCTTCCCCGACTTCAACGACTGGTTCGACCGGGAGTTCCCGGGGCTGCCCGGGTGGCGACCCGCGACGGCCGCGCACTCCATCCCGGTGGAGGTGACCAGCGGCGCCGACGGGTACGTGTTGCGGGCCGAGCTGCCCGGGATGGACCCCGACGACTTCACCCTCACCGTCGACGACAACCTGATCACGGTGAGTGCGGAGCACAGCGAGAGCGAGGAGGGCAAAGAGCACTCGGAGTTCCGCTACGGATCCTTCCGCCGGACCGTGCGTCTTCCGGCCACGATCCCGGCCGACGACGTCGAGGCGTCGTACGCGGACGGCATCCTCACCGTCCGCATCCCGATGCCCGAAGAGGAGACCGGCGCCGCGCGCACCATCCCGGTGAAGCGAGGCGGCACCCCACCCGAGGGCACCACGCCGTGAATCCCAAGGGGAGACTTCCGCAACCGGGCACGGATCCAGGAGCGGACCCATCCATCGGAACCGACCTCGACGC
This is a stretch of genomic DNA from Streptomyces sp. R44. It encodes these proteins:
- a CDS encoding DUF6400 family protein, producing the protein MNHDPGPRSDLVGFSIDLTVEEARRRAEVMAALGPDWDPVAVLREEEAAHALLYSGLDEEQQRVHAMLVAAGVLPGEVPGRASSA
- a CDS encoding SulP family inorganic anion transporter, whose amino-acid sequence is MSQHARPGGSRWHRLVPGAPGIAVLAHYRRSWLRGDLLAGVTVVAYLVPQVMAYATVAGLQPIAGLWAILPALGLYAVLGSSRLLSVGPESTTALMTATVVAPLAAGDPGRYAVWTAALAVAVGLLCLVAWAARLGFVADLLSRPVLVGYLAGVALIMIVDQLPKMTGVSTTGSGFFPKLVSFAQSLPEAQPATVAVAAGALFLLFVLPLVLRAVPGPLVVVGLGTAAVAALGLDEHGVAVIGAVPAGLPHPALPDIDELSRLVVPALGILLVGYTDVILTARAFATGDEAGRLDANQELLALGAANLGAGVLSGFPVSSSASRTALAASTGARSQVYSLTAGAAVLAVLLFLSPLLSLTPVAVLGALVIYAAVKMIDVAGFRRLASFRRRELLLAVGCLCGVLSLDILYGVLVAVGLSVAELLTRVARPHDAVQGLVPGVAGMHDVDDYPEARTIPGLLVYRYDSPLFFANAENFRRRALAAVAEQPGPVHWFVLNTEANVEVDITALDSVDELRRELSGRGIVFALARVKQDLLDDLDAYGLAESVGADLIFPTLPTAVAAYRDWRRARDEGSPE
- a CDS encoding DinB family protein — translated: MIDEFAKDNLHGRLRRDREALLWKLDGLSEYDVRRPLTATGTNLLGLVKHVATVEARYFGEVFGRPSPEPLCRWQDSDGSDQWAAEDETREQIIGFYRRTWEHSDATIDALPLDAPGHVPWWPEPSPDTNLFAVLTHVLGETVRHAGHADILREGVDGRTGLRAEHERQIDEEARAAHRAKIEQAARWWKTPPASLQSAVTG
- a CDS encoding MFS transporter, with amino-acid sequence MTPTAEPAQVNPRVTYREVLAEPRFRLLFSTRTVAITADALRITTFSVLVFAATGSALLSALAFGIGFLPQLFGSLLLGSLADRLPPRALIAGGYALECAAALLLALVRMPIAASLGVVALVALATPVFSGASSRLVAQSLEGDAYVLGRSLNNIAGSGAQLFGLALGGATVAVLGPRRALAVSAALYLGCALAVRIRLPRLQRGESSGTPGSARGDGGAVRASLHRAGLLLRGHAVRRLMLAQWLPPAFVAGAEGLIVAYAGGRHFAPGWYAVLMGCLPLGMLVGDLMVGRLLRPSTRERLVVPLVALMGLPLLGFAAEPGVGVSSCLLLLCGFGFAYGLGLQRPFLDALPQDGRGQAFGLLGSGGMTLQGVGPACFGPVAAGIGTGGAIALAGGGAALTAGWILTWRPPISPDPVPNSSTGS
- a CDS encoding ArsR/SmtB family transcription factor is translated as MLRFEVSVEDLLRSRFALSPALDLCLLLRSLVGQGPPMPRAWAARLLPAFERLRRETELDAALALQAPQGGPNFVAPPPRGLNQTWADDLAVIRATPLEAARREFATTATGPSARDPRVRAVLDSTDAVSRIAEAMDQAWHELLAADWPQLRAICERDVVHRVGVIGEHGWATTIESLHPGIAWRAGGIEIDFFRGGTVRLAGDGLLLIPSVLVGHIAAHMDDPWPRTLVYRARGTAALWGEQETVPQPDALTALVGRARARLLWALDAPASTSHLARSLAMAPGAVGDHLAILRGAGLLVRARSGRSVLYRRTPLAEALIAGSG
- a CDS encoding ABC transporter permease, producing the protein MYPNLLVPLLAALALSLAALLLVALRQPVSRRLAFRQVARRRTEAALVIGGSMLGTAIVIGALVVGDTLNFSVRQEAYRTLGPVDERVVAPPGPTGRAVTERLAGLADDPDVDGVLNARATQASAVSTADDRTVAEPRVLAWQMNFDEASRFGSRAGDSGLGGPDPKPGQVVVNEPLARSLNIGTGDPISVYLFGTPQTYRVERVVPERGLAGVGLGGRLNRDVFLPPEALDSAAHVAGAEPRAVTFVSNRGGVESGEALTDRVTADIRQALGPLADQSAIETPKHTVLRDAKQAGDSLGALFLMIGSFSIIAGALLLVNIFVMLGEERKSQMGMVRAVGMKRSRLVGSFTLEGATYALLSALPGVAIGVAVGWGVAVVAAQIFQGWSVGGSSLRIAFDVTPTSVLNGLAMGLLIAFAAILATSVRISRFNIIAAIRDLPTTPGQRPRRRLLVASTTLAVLCAFVAVPAVSRSQPDATYLMPALALAFAAPALLRVLPRHTVTTLVAGAVLAWTLLAPVIRPRIFDAPSMSVYVIQGALAAFSAVVLVSDNQKTLLRPVRRLLQRPTEGGLAARLAVAYPLAKRFRTGATLVMYTLIVFVLVLLTEISGILRAGVDGVVADATAGYSLRLDYNPQVAGDRLVADLTRGPSAADVAAVTPLLNAAARATDPGHRSPQPLDTAVVGVPDGAISGITFRERLPGLTNDAAVWHALASDPRYVVLDGFFGSTGGPAGDYYDPGDTLTVTDPRTGRSEQKILAGVLSNGMVFYPGTGASSTTYPVVMGEQATRELFGTQAQNASALVRTTAGTSPDALATRLQGEQLKASLVATPIESDIRRQFDSSTAFFRLMQGFLALGLGVGITGLGVVMVRAVRERRRTIGILRALGFRARTVQRSFLWESTFIALEGIVLGSLLGVLTTWLMYSNSAAFEGLEGGFPVEWTSILGLAAATFVASLLATIGPARRAAAIRPALAVRVTE
- a CDS encoding ABC transporter ATP-binding protein, whose protein sequence is MDTDRALLVATGVSKIYRTGSVEVGALLDLDLLVRHGEMVGVMGPSGSGKTTLLNCLSGLDDIDGGRVEVDGHDLFAMSDAARTEHRAHTMGFVFQAFNLIPVFSAVENVELPLLLVGTRAGEARRRALAMLDRVGLTHRVDHRPSEMSGGEQQRVTIARALAGRPAIVWADEPTGNLDSAMADQVMDLLCELNRDEGQTIVLVTHDGAIGARVPRLIRMRDGRLVDDVRQAVTAPVVSRDLPMG
- a CDS encoding universal stress protein → MESPLVVGVDGSDASLTALDWAVDEAVRHGLALRIVHASMWERYEGVVPARGTERPSGQVLAENIAGTAAERARRRAPDLPVTTDVLAEDASTGLLREGREASILVVGSRGRGEFADLLLGSVSLVVAARANGPVVVVRGDRQALEARHGRVLLGVGEHDVDAPAVRFAFREATVRDAELDVVRAWRRPAHGPADHLPTKRAGAAHLVEESTELLDKALGTAASEHPRVRLRRSSVEGPAHTILTERSAAADLLVVGARRRDGLIGLELGRVAHRALHHASCPVAVVPQGRSESTEGEA
- a CDS encoding Hsp20/alpha crystallin family protein, yielding MAGGRVERRHSLFPDFNDWFDREFPGLPGWRPATAAHSIPVEVTSGADGYVLRAELPGMDPDDFTLTVDDNLITVSAEHSESEEGKEHSEFRYGSFRRTVRLPATIPADDVEASYADGILTVRIPMPEEETGAARTIPVKRGGTPPEGTTP